In Rhizobium sp. N324, a single genomic region encodes these proteins:
- a CDS encoding ABC transporter ATP-binding protein/permease, producing the protein MSGAKLKPKSVDDTEPKGSETAAEEKPSTAEAVPLPDVPPPEVPPPDVIEPGPELTPEEAEQARKKYLLKRFWISARHYWGRGGDKFAWPCTLGLLALIGINVGFQYGINLWNRGIFDAIERHDAGTVYFLSAVFVPLVLGTVAVVTTQVALRMMIQRRWRSWLTTAVIRRWLANGRYYQLNLIGGDHKNPEARISEDLRIATEAPVDFIAGVISAFLAASTFIVVLWTIGGALTLPIAGFTVTIPGFLVVTAVLYAAITSSSMAVIGRHFVQVSETKNQTEAEFRYTLTHVRENGESIALLGGEEEERNDLDKTFTNVLGQWALLARQHMRTTLVSHGSMLIAPVVPVLLCAPKFLEGSMTLGQVMQAASAFAIVQGAFGWLVDNYPRLADWNACARRVASLMMSLDGLERAEQSDALGRIKRGETEGEAMLSLNDLSVSLDDGTAVVTETQVAIEPGERVLVAGESGSGKSTLVRAISGLWPWGDGSVNFHADRRLFMLPQRPYIPSGTLRRAVAYPGAADSWTLDKIKDALKKVGLDYLNDRIEEDAPWDQTLSGGEKQRLAFARLLLHTPDIIVLDEATSALDEKSQDKMMQMVIEELPEVTIVSVAHRAELEVFHSRKITLERREGGAKLVSDIDLIKRTRKRNLLSRVLENRRAPPKASTASNKATQPRNRH; encoded by the coding sequence ATGAGCGGCGCAAAACTTAAACCGAAATCGGTCGACGACACCGAACCGAAGGGTTCCGAGACGGCGGCCGAGGAGAAGCCATCGACTGCCGAGGCCGTGCCGCTGCCAGATGTCCCACCGCCAGAAGTCCCCCCGCCGGATGTAATTGAACCCGGTCCGGAACTGACGCCCGAGGAGGCCGAGCAGGCGCGCAAAAAGTATCTGCTCAAGCGGTTCTGGATCAGCGCGCGCCATTACTGGGGCCGCGGCGGCGACAAGTTCGCCTGGCCGTGCACGCTCGGGCTGTTGGCTCTGATCGGCATCAATGTCGGCTTCCAATATGGAATCAATCTGTGGAACCGCGGGATCTTCGACGCCATCGAGCGACACGATGCCGGCACCGTCTATTTCCTGAGCGCCGTCTTCGTGCCGCTGGTGCTCGGCACCGTCGCGGTCGTCACCACGCAGGTCGCGCTTCGCATGATGATCCAGCGCCGCTGGCGGTCCTGGCTGACAACTGCGGTCATCCGGCGCTGGCTGGCAAACGGCCGTTACTATCAGTTGAACCTGATCGGCGGCGACCACAAGAACCCCGAGGCGCGCATTTCCGAAGATTTGCGGATTGCCACCGAAGCCCCCGTCGATTTCATCGCCGGCGTCATTTCCGCATTCCTGGCGGCTTCGACCTTCATCGTCGTGCTGTGGACGATCGGCGGGGCATTGACGCTGCCGATCGCCGGTTTCACCGTCACCATTCCCGGCTTTCTCGTCGTCACCGCTGTCCTCTATGCCGCGATCACCTCCAGTTCGATGGCGGTGATCGGCCGCCATTTCGTCCAGGTCTCCGAGACCAAAAACCAGACGGAGGCCGAATTTCGCTACACGCTGACGCATGTGCGGGAAAACGGCGAGAGCATCGCATTGCTCGGCGGTGAAGAGGAGGAACGCAACGACCTCGACAAAACCTTCACCAATGTGCTCGGGCAATGGGCGCTGCTTGCCCGCCAGCACATGCGCACGACGCTGGTGTCGCATGGATCGATGCTGATTGCCCCGGTCGTGCCGGTCTTGCTATGCGCGCCGAAGTTTCTCGAAGGCAGCATGACGCTCGGACAGGTCATGCAGGCAGCGTCAGCTTTCGCAATCGTCCAGGGCGCGTTCGGATGGCTGGTCGACAACTATCCCCGTCTTGCCGATTGGAACGCCTGTGCCCGGCGCGTCGCTTCGCTGATGATGTCGCTCGACGGGTTGGAGCGGGCCGAACAGAGCGACGCGCTCGGGCGCATCAAACGCGGCGAAACGGAAGGCGAAGCGATGCTCAGCCTCAACGATCTCTCCGTGTCGCTTGACGACGGCACCGCCGTGGTCACGGAAACCCAGGTGGCGATCGAACCCGGCGAACGGGTGCTGGTCGCCGGAGAATCCGGGTCGGGCAAGAGCACGCTGGTGCGGGCCATATCAGGTCTTTGGCCGTGGGGCGACGGCAGCGTAAATTTTCACGCCGACCGCCGCTTGTTCATGTTGCCGCAACGGCCCTACATCCCGTCGGGCACGCTGCGCCGGGCGGTCGCCTATCCCGGCGCCGCCGATAGCTGGACGCTTGATAAGATCAAGGATGCCCTCAAAAAGGTCGGACTGGACTATCTGAACGACAGGATCGAAGAAGACGCGCCCTGGGACCAGACCTTGTCCGGCGGCGAAAAGCAGCGGCTCGCCTTTGCGCGCCTCCTGCTGCACACGCCCGATATCATCGTGCTCGATGAAGCAACCTCGGCCCTCGATGAAAAGAGCCAGGATAAGATGATGCAGATGGTGATCGAGGAATTGCCGGAGGTGACCATCGTCAGCGTCGCGCATCGCGCCGAGCTCGAAGTCTTCCATAGCCGCAAAATCACCCTGGAGCGGCGCGAGGGCGGCGCAAAGCTGGTCAGCGATATCGATCTGATCAAGCGCACGAGAAAACGGAACTTGCTGTCACGGGTTTTGGAGAATCGTCGCGCGCCGCCGAAGGCCAGCACGGCCTCTAATAAGGCGACGCAGCCGCGAAATAGACACTGA
- a CDS encoding MDR family MFS transporter — MSNAAHRSNRVLVVATIMFATFMVAIEATIVATAMPRIVGQLGGFSYYSWVFSAFLLAQSTTTVIYGKLSDIFGRKPVLIGGILIFLVGSLLCGLAWSMMSLVLFRLLQGLGAGAIQPVTMTIIGDLFKLEERGRVQGAMATVWATSAVVGPLAGGIIVDNISWAWIFWINLPIGILSIIAFMIFLKEEVAHKQAKIDYLGSVLFSISIVALLVMLTETDASAWILLSLFAVFVVAGLLFLAQEKRAPEPIISIPLWSRRLIATSNAATLLAGMALIGLSTILPIYVQGVLGRSPIVAGFTLTMLVVGWPLAVMLSSRFYKAFGIRRTLRVGSLLFPFGACFLLFLTPESSPALAGAGSFFMGFGMGLISLTSIVLVQDSVEWSMRGSATASIIFARSLGNTLGATVLGAILNAGINHYAGGEAAAGLHAALNQPTGLSALAADPAIRAVFNAALHWSFWGVVVVAVLTFFTTWLIPVAPSRKREGAAVASEAASH; from the coding sequence ATGTCGAATGCAGCGCATCGCTCAAACCGCGTGCTTGTCGTCGCGACCATCATGTTCGCGACCTTCATGGTGGCGATCGAGGCGACGATCGTGGCGACCGCGATGCCGCGCATCGTCGGGCAGCTCGGCGGTTTTTCCTATTACAGCTGGGTGTTTTCGGCCTTTCTGCTGGCACAGTCGACGACGACTGTGATCTACGGCAAGCTTTCCGACATCTTCGGGCGCAAGCCGGTGCTGATCGGCGGTATCCTGATCTTCCTTGTCGGCTCTTTGCTCTGCGGGCTTGCCTGGTCGATGATGTCGCTGGTGCTGTTCCGGCTGCTGCAGGGGCTGGGTGCCGGCGCCATCCAGCCGGTGACGATGACGATCATCGGCGATCTTTTCAAGCTCGAGGAGCGCGGCCGCGTGCAGGGCGCGATGGCGACCGTCTGGGCGACCTCGGCCGTCGTCGGGCCGCTGGCCGGCGGCATCATCGTCGACAATATCTCCTGGGCCTGGATCTTCTGGATCAACCTGCCGATCGGCATTCTCTCGATCATCGCCTTCATGATCTTCCTGAAGGAGGAGGTGGCGCACAAGCAGGCAAAGATCGATTATCTCGGATCGGTGCTGTTTTCGATCTCGATCGTGGCGCTGCTCGTCATGCTGACGGAAACCGATGCGAGCGCCTGGATCCTGTTGTCGCTGTTCGCCGTCTTCGTGGTCGCGGGCCTGCTCTTTCTCGCCCAGGAGAAACGCGCGCCGGAGCCGATCATTTCGATCCCGCTCTGGAGCCGCCGGCTGATCGCCACCAGCAATGCGGCGACGCTTCTGGCCGGCATGGCGCTGATCGGGCTCTCCACCATCCTGCCGATCTACGTGCAGGGCGTGCTCGGCCGCTCGCCGATCGTTGCCGGCTTCACGCTCACCATGCTGGTGGTCGGCTGGCCCTTGGCGGTGATGCTCTCCAGCCGCTTCTATAAAGCCTTCGGCATTCGCCGCACCTTGCGGGTCGGCAGCCTGCTGTTTCCGTTCGGCGCCTGCTTCCTGCTATTCCTGACGCCGGAGAGTTCGCCGGCGCTGGCCGGTGCCGGGTCCTTCTTCATGGGCTTCGGCATGGGCCTGATCAGCCTCACCAGCATCGTGCTGGTACAGGACAGCGTCGAATGGTCGATGCGCGGTAGCGCCACCGCCTCGATCATCTTTGCCCGCAGCCTCGGCAATACGCTCGGCGCCACCGTGCTCGGCGCCATCCTCAATGCCGGCATCAATCATTATGCCGGCGGCGAGGCGGCGGCCGGCCTGCATGCCGCGCTGAACCAACCGACCGGGCTCTCGGCGCTCGCCGCCGACCCGGCGATCCGCGCCGTCTTCAATGCGGCGCTGCATTGGAGCTTCTGGGGCGTGGTGGTCGTCGCGGTGCTGACCTTCTTCACCACTTGGTTGATCCCGGTCGCGCCGAGCCGGAAACGCGAGGGCGCGGCTGTCGCCAGCGAGGCTGCCTCGCATTAG
- a CDS encoding endonuclease domain-containing protein, translating into MRGPKPKTTARARSLRQSDNDAEGKLWNELRDRRLNGHKFVRQLPIGPYFADFACREMRLVIEIDGSQHAGNRRDAIRDVFMTGNGWSVVRFWNVDVLRELSSVLETIVAICEGRLVERVEATDLRFFPAAGE; encoded by the coding sequence ATGAGAGGCCCCAAGCCGAAAACCACCGCCCGAGCGCGATCGTTGCGTCAGTCGGACAACGACGCGGAAGGCAAACTATGGAACGAGCTGCGCGATCGGCGGCTCAACGGACATAAATTCGTCCGGCAATTGCCGATCGGCCCCTATTTTGCGGATTTCGCCTGCCGTGAAATGCGGCTGGTGATCGAAATCGACGGCAGCCAACACGCAGGCAATCGACGCGACGCAATTCGGGATGTCTTCATGACCGGCAACGGCTGGTCGGTCGTTCGCTTCTGGAATGTGGACGTGCTGAGGGAGCTGTCGTCCGTGCTGGAGACGATCGTTGCGATCTGCGAGGGACGGCTGGTCGAACGTGTCGAGGCGACGGATTTGCGGTTCTTTCCGGCTGCGGGCGAATAG
- a CDS encoding cleavage and polyadenylation specificity factor subunit 6, protein MGVRNYLIEGVSGTGKTTVAEERFYENQRPRGQSPGMTKPVGTE, encoded by the coding sequence ATGGGCGTCAGAAACTATTTGATCGAAGGCGTTTCCGGCACCGGCAAAACCACAGTGGCTGAAGAGCGCTTCTACGAAAATCAGCGCCCTCGGGGCCAATCGCCGGGCATGACCAAACCTGTTGGGACGGAGTGA
- the phoR gene encoding phosphate regulon sensor histidine kinase PhoR, which translates to MARIRRERPVLLAAILSALAAIAAGMNKWVVLGLLLVMIVTALFNEAPVIKDEPAEPVEIAPEVPPSRLPEVSATLAGLDIPVMVLSDDASVLFQNRAAEKAFGEVALGAHISGRMRSPGVLDMVRETIATNAPNQIEHAERLPSERVYIVRSAPVEVSAEGGPHERYFILSFRDISEVRRIDRMRSDFVANASHELRTPLASLRGFIETIQGPAKNDLKAQARFLAIMFDQTTRMSRLVDDLLSLSRLELKSHIAPDEKVDLVPLLGHVRDSLVPLAKDVGVDIDLHLPDGKVEVLGDRDELVQVFENLMENACKYGQEGKTVDVWLKNGAGEPVEVSIVDKGPGIPAEHVPRLTERFYRVSIEDSRSKKGTGLGLAIVKHILTRHRARLIVKSEVGKGTDFTVRF; encoded by the coding sequence TTGGCGCGCATCCGGCGCGAGCGGCCGGTGCTGCTGGCGGCGATCCTCAGCGCGCTTGCCGCGATTGCCGCCGGCATGAACAAATGGGTTGTGCTCGGCCTCCTGCTTGTCATGATCGTCACCGCGCTTTTCAATGAGGCGCCCGTCATCAAGGACGAACCGGCCGAGCCGGTGGAGATTGCGCCGGAGGTGCCGCCGAGCCGGCTGCCTGAGGTGTCCGCCACGCTCGCCGGCCTCGATATTCCGGTCATGGTGCTGTCGGACGACGCCTCGGTGCTCTTCCAGAACCGCGCTGCCGAAAAGGCCTTCGGCGAGGTGGCGCTCGGCGCCCATATTTCCGGCCGCATGCGTTCGCCCGGCGTGCTCGACATGGTGCGCGAAACCATCGCCACCAACGCGCCGAACCAGATCGAGCATGCCGAGCGGCTGCCGTCGGAGCGCGTCTATATCGTCCGCAGCGCGCCCGTCGAAGTTTCGGCCGAAGGCGGGCCGCATGAGCGCTATTTCATCCTCTCCTTCCGCGATATTTCAGAGGTGCGCCGGATCGACCGCATGCGGTCGGATTTCGTCGCCAATGCCAGCCATGAGCTGCGCACGCCGCTTGCGTCGCTGCGCGGCTTCATCGAGACCATTCAGGGACCGGCGAAGAACGATCTGAAGGCGCAGGCGCGTTTTCTCGCCATCATGTTCGATCAGACGACGCGCATGAGCCGGCTGGTCGACGACCTGCTGTCGCTCTCGCGACTGGAGCTGAAATCGCATATCGCGCCGGATGAGAAGGTCGATCTGGTGCCGCTGCTCGGCCATGTCCGGGATTCGCTGGTGCCGCTCGCAAAAGATGTCGGCGTCGACATCGACCTGCATCTGCCCGACGGCAAGGTCGAGGTGCTGGGAGACCGTGACGAGCTTGTCCAGGTGTTCGAGAACCTGATGGAGAACGCCTGCAAATACGGCCAGGAGGGCAAGACCGTCGATGTCTGGCTGAAGAACGGCGCCGGTGAGCCCGTCGAGGTCAGCATCGTCGACAAGGGGCCGGGCATCCCTGCCGAGCATGTGCCGCGCCTGACGGAACGCTTCTATCGCGTCAGCATCGAGGACAGCCGCTCGAAAAAAGGCACCGGCCTCGGCCTCGCCATCGTCAAACACATCCTCACCCGCCACCGCGCCCGACTGATCGTCAAGTCCGAAGTCGGCAAGGGTACTGATTTTACAGTTCGGTTCTAA
- the ppk2 gene encoding polyphosphate kinase 2, which yields MAETVESRAVELEIRGKQRIFDVDDPILPDWVEEHALASGDFPHKKKLKEEDYVEQLEKLQIELVKVQFWLQASGKRVMALFEGRDAAGKGGAISASSENMNPRLARVVALTKPTEREQGQWYFQRYVAQFPTAGEFVLFDRSWYNRAGVEPVMGFCTPQQYEDFLKQAPQLEKIIAHEGIFFFKFYLDIGREMQLKRFHDRRHDPLKVWKLSSMDIAALTKWRDYSEKRDRMLKETHTDFAPWTVIRANDKRRTRLELIRHMLNRMDYDGKDEKALGEVDKEIIGSGPGFLK from the coding sequence ATGGCCGAGACCGTCGAAAGCAGGGCCGTGGAGCTGGAGATCCGCGGAAAGCAACGCATCTTCGATGTCGACGATCCCATCCTGCCGGACTGGGTGGAGGAACACGCGCTTGCCTCCGGCGACTTTCCCCACAAGAAGAAGCTGAAGGAAGAGGACTATGTCGAGCAGCTGGAAAAGCTGCAGATCGAGCTCGTCAAGGTGCAGTTCTGGCTGCAGGCATCAGGCAAGCGGGTGATGGCGCTGTTCGAAGGGCGCGATGCGGCCGGCAAGGGCGGCGCGATCTCGGCCTCCTCGGAGAATATGAACCCCCGCCTTGCCCGCGTCGTGGCGCTGACCAAGCCGACCGAGCGCGAACAGGGGCAATGGTATTTCCAGCGTTATGTCGCGCAGTTTCCGACCGCAGGCGAATTCGTGCTGTTCGACCGCTCCTGGTACAACCGCGCCGGCGTCGAGCCGGTCATGGGCTTCTGTACGCCGCAGCAATATGAGGATTTTCTCAAGCAGGCGCCGCAGCTCGAAAAGATCATCGCCCATGAGGGCATCTTCTTCTTCAAATTCTATCTCGATATCGGCCGCGAAATGCAGCTGAAGCGCTTCCACGACCGCAGGCACGATCCGCTGAAAGTCTGGAAACTGTCGTCGATGGACATCGCCGCGTTGACGAAGTGGCGCGATTACAGCGAAAAGCGCGACCGCATGCTGAAGGAAACCCATACGGATTTCGCGCCCTGGACGGTGATCCGCGCCAACGACAAGCGGCGGACGCGCCTCGAACTCATCCGCCACATGCTGAACAGGATGGATTATGACGGCAAGGATGAGAAGGCGCTCGGCGAGGTCGATAAGGAGATCATCGGCTCGGGGCCCGGATTCCTGAAGTAG
- a CDS encoding GFA family protein → MHKGSCLCGAVTFEIEGDLRAPDACHCSKCRKQSGHFFASTDVPRHQITIQGGESITWYQSSEKVRRGFCAVCGSSLFWDPPHHDWIAVAMGAFDGATETKLKMHIFVGDKGDYYDIADNLPQNKQ, encoded by the coding sequence ATGCACAAAGGATCCTGTTTGTGTGGTGCCGTCACTTTTGAGATCGAAGGCGATCTGCGAGCTCCCGATGCGTGTCACTGCTCCAAATGTCGAAAACAATCCGGGCACTTTTTCGCTTCAACCGACGTGCCAAGACATCAGATCACGATCCAGGGAGGCGAAAGTATTACCTGGTATCAATCCTCGGAAAAGGTCAGGCGTGGATTTTGCGCGGTATGTGGATCATCGCTGTTTTGGGATCCACCTCATCACGACTGGATTGCTGTGGCGATGGGTGCATTTGATGGCGCGACCGAAACCAAGCTGAAAATGCATATCTTTGTCGGTGACAAGGGCGACTATTACGACATTGCCGACAACCTGCCTCAGAACAAGCAATAG
- a CDS encoding substrate-binding domain-containing protein, whose amino-acid sequence MNTFKLTVAALAATAAFAGAAVARDQIQVAGSSTVLPYAKIVAESFGETFTNFKTPVVESGGTGAGLKEFCKGVGEDTIDIANASRPINKNEAEACKAAGVTDIQEVKIGYDGIVFATDSSNPDVAYVPADIYKALAAQVVVDGKLVANPYKKWSEVNPKLPAVDIAAYIPGEKHGTREVFEQNVLAAGCKASGATDVIAKEISDKAAQTKACVAVRKDGAAVDIDGDYPETLARIAANKTGVGVFGLSFYENNADKLKVASMSGIVPSTETIANGTYPVSRPLFFYVKKAHLGAVPGLKEYVNFFVSDQMIGPDSPLVEYGLVAAPDAERDAIRKDVEAGKSM is encoded by the coding sequence ATGAACACCTTCAAGCTCACCGTTGCCGCGCTCGCTGCAACCGCCGCTTTCGCTGGCGCTGCCGTCGCCCGCGACCAGATTCAGGTTGCCGGTTCGTCCACCGTCCTGCCTTACGCAAAGATCGTTGCTGAGTCCTTCGGCGAAACCTTCACCAACTTCAAGACGCCGGTCGTCGAATCCGGCGGCACGGGCGCTGGTCTGAAGGAATTCTGCAAGGGCGTCGGCGAAGACACGATTGACATTGCCAACGCTTCGCGTCCGATCAACAAGAACGAAGCCGAAGCCTGCAAGGCTGCCGGCGTGACCGACATTCAGGAAGTCAAGATCGGTTATGACGGCATCGTCTTCGCAACCGACTCTTCCAACCCGGATGTCGCCTACGTTCCCGCCGACATCTACAAGGCCCTCGCAGCCCAGGTCGTCGTCGACGGCAAGCTCGTCGCCAACCCCTACAAGAAGTGGTCTGAAGTCAACCCGAAGCTTCCGGCTGTTGATATCGCCGCCTACATCCCGGGCGAAAAGCACGGTACCCGCGAAGTCTTCGAACAGAATGTTCTCGCTGCCGGCTGCAAGGCTTCGGGCGCAACCGACGTCATCGCCAAGGAAATCTCCGACAAGGCCGCTCAGACGAAGGCCTGCGTCGCAGTCCGCAAGGACGGCGCTGCTGTCGACATCGACGGCGACTATCCGGAAACGCTCGCCCGCATCGCCGCCAACAAGACCGGCGTCGGCGTATTCGGCCTCTCCTTCTATGAAAACAACGCCGACAAGCTCAAGGTTGCCAGCATGAGCGGTATCGTTCCGTCGACGGAAACGATCGCCAACGGCACCTATCCGGTTTCCCGCCCGCTGTTCTTCTACGTCAAGAAGGCACATCTCGGCGCCGTTCCCGGCCTGAAGGAATACGTCAACTTCTTCGTATCCGACCAGATGATCGGCCCCGACAGCCCGCTCGTCGAATACGGCCTGGTTGCCGCTCCCGATGCCGAGCGCGACGCGATCCGCAAGGACGTCGAAGCCGGCAAGTCCATGTAA
- a CDS encoding NAD(P)H-dependent flavin oxidoreductase, giving the protein MALPPILSDKLRLPVIGSPLFIISHPTLTLAQCKAGVIGAFPALNARPASQLDEWLAEITEELARHDAAHPDRPAAPFAVNQIVHMSNKRLEHDLSLCVKYKVPVVISSLGAVPEVNAAVHSYGGIVLHDIINNRHAHSAIRKGADGLIAVAAGAGGHAGTLSPFALVQEIREWFDGPLLLAGAISTGGAILAAEAMGADMAYIGSPFIATEEARAAEAYKQAIVEGAAGDIVYSNYFTGVHGNYLKPSIVAAGMDPDNLPAADVSKMDFEQAVGGAKAWKDIWGSGQGIGAVKAVEPVARLVDRLEAEYKAARARLAL; this is encoded by the coding sequence ATGGCTCTGCCCCCGATCCTCAGCGACAAATTGAGACTGCCGGTCATCGGCTCGCCGCTGTTCATCATCTCGCATCCCACGCTGACGCTGGCGCAATGCAAGGCTGGTGTGATCGGGGCGTTTCCGGCGCTGAACGCCCGGCCGGCAAGCCAACTCGACGAATGGCTGGCCGAGATCACCGAAGAGCTCGCCCGCCACGACGCCGCCCATCCCGACAGGCCGGCCGCCCCCTTTGCCGTCAACCAGATCGTCCATATGTCGAACAAGCGGCTGGAGCATGACCTGTCGCTCTGCGTCAAATACAAGGTGCCTGTTGTCATCTCCTCGCTCGGCGCCGTGCCGGAGGTCAATGCCGCGGTGCACTCCTATGGCGGCATCGTGCTGCACGACATTATCAACAACCGCCACGCCCATTCGGCCATCCGCAAGGGCGCCGACGGGCTGATCGCGGTGGCGGCCGGCGCCGGCGGCCATGCCGGCACGCTGTCGCCCTTTGCCCTCGTCCAGGAAATCCGCGAATGGTTCGACGGACCGCTGCTGCTCGCCGGCGCGATCTCCACCGGCGGCGCCATCCTCGCCGCAGAAGCGATGGGCGCCGACATGGCCTATATCGGCTCGCCCTTCATCGCCACTGAAGAAGCGCGCGCCGCCGAGGCCTACAAGCAGGCGATCGTCGAAGGCGCTGCCGGCGATATCGTCTATTCCAACTATTTCACCGGCGTGCACGGCAACTATCTCAAACCCTCGATCGTCGCCGCTGGCATGGACCCGGACAACCTGCCCGCCGCCGATGTCTCGAAGATGGATTTCGAGCAGGCGGTCGGCGGCGCCAAGGCCTGGAAGGACATCTGGGGCAGCGGCCAGGGCATCGGCGCCGTCAAGGCCGTCGAGCCGGTGGCCAGACTCGTCGACCGGCTGGAAGCCGAATATAAGGCCGCCCGCGCCCGGCTGGCACTCTGA